CCCTagtgaaacaaaaagaaaatacagcaaCTCAGTCAAACAATGTGAAAAGTGCTGCAGTTCTGAAACGTTACAGTATAAAACTAATGACGTTATACGGTTAATGAACCCATTCTCATCAATTTCGTATAAATAACATACTGTTGCAATATCGTGTAATATGTACGCCAAAGTTCAATTGTGCGTGCATACAATACACCTATTTTTGCATGCATATGATACGCTAATTTTAGCGTGCATGCATATTAAACAGCAAGTTGTCCAATTAACCTgtacccaaaccctaaacctaatgttagcgtctGTGCATATTATAAACTCTACCCCAACACAAACCCTAAGTAAcggtattattttaattatttcagtgtctcctcttcatgtacgtttcaaaatggctgctcttcaccgaggtgcacgcaaacacTGGCGTATCATACAGTATGCACGCACAATTGAACTTTGGCATACATATTACACGGTATTGCAAtagcgtgttatttatatgcaGATCGATGAGAATGGGTAGGGTTAATAATATGAAAAACTATCtggatatatgtgaccctgtttGTGAAAACCTTGCTcacgtcatttttttgtgatttactgttttctacataaaatcatactacataatgtaaagaacataccgtgaaaatataaccttgataaaATTGACGTAACAtgatgagactttagcctggttttcacaggcagggtcacacatttttaatatcCAGTGAACTGACACACTATACTGTACTGTGTTAAAGAACATTAATGCTAGGTAAATAAATCTTGTGCAACAATAGATATTGTCCAGAGGAAAATGGCTGGGAGTGAAACTGAGATGGAAGAGAAAATGGAGGGATGAAAAGGAGAGAAATGGCCTTCGCCAGTCATATAGTGAGAGTGAGGGAGGTGTTGGAGGTAATGGAGGAAAATATGGGAGGAGAAAGAGGTTGTAAAAGAGGTTAGCATAGTAATAAaggaaaaaatacatcaaatagAGCAAAGGGTGCATTATCGAAACTGTGTCAAGCTATAGTTTTAGCAGTAACTagacaaaaactaaacaaatgttTACTAACATTGTTACAGACCACACTACTAaataagaagtaaaaaacaatAAGGGAACATCTGTCAGTACCTTTGTAGCCCGGGCCTGAGGTTTGGTCGacttgtgtgtgagagagtgttgACGTAGCTGATGCAGCTGAAGAAACTGCAGGCCACACTGACTACAGGAGAATGAGCGCTGCGTTTGATGCTTCAGCTGGTGGTTCTGCAGCTGGCTGCGGTACGGGAAAGACTTGTTGCATTGGCTGCATTGGAAGGTGGAGGGTCCCTGGTGGCTCACCTGATGCCGCTTAAGGTGGGCATACGTGGGAAACTCCATGCTGCACTGCGAGCAGACATGACACCGTCCTCGTTCGTGCTTGACCTCGTGAGCACGAAGTTCGCTGGGGTAGGCAAAACCGCGACGACAGAATCGGCAACTGTAGGGCTTGACATCAGTGTGCTGCAGCATGTGCCGCTTCAAGTGACTGGTTTGGGTGAAGCCCTTTTTGCACACGGTGCATTTATGAGGCCGCGTACCTTGGTGCGTCAGCAGGTGCGTCTGTAGGTGACTGGGCTGTTTAAAGAGTTTGCCGCAGTGAGGGCACGCATGTGGCTTGATGCCGTTGTGACCCAGGATGTGTGTAACCAGGTTGTACTTGGACGTGTACGACTTCTCACACATGCGGCACTTCCACCGTTTCAGGCCCTCACCGACGTCCACGCAGTATGACTCGTTGATCTGGATGTTGATGTCCAGGCGGTCTATGCGACGCCCACGGGGCGCCTCGCCCTCCACGTGTTCCCCCCAAAACATCCCCTCGTTGTTCTCCTCAAATTCCCCGACCCCTTCCATCTCCCCACCCTCGTACCCAACTTCACTGCCCTGAAAGTAGTTGCTCATCTCTTCCCCACCACTTCCCGTTTTCATGCCATTTCTTCCATTCTCCCCATCCTCCGTTATCTCATCTGCTGTTTTATTAAGTGTGTGTGTCCTGTTGCGTGAAAGCACCTCTTGAGGCGTGTGGGTGTGGGCATGAGGGTGGGGGTGTAAATGTTGATCTGGTGGAGGGTGTGTACTCTTGACGTCTCGGATGCAGGTGGAGCAGAAATTGTTGTGATGCTGTTTGGGATGCACCCTATAGCTAGAGGGGTCCACCATCTGCATGCCCTCTCTAGACACAATGTTGTTCATCATGTGATTGCAGGAGGGTAAACCTGGGGTCACAGACTCCCCTTTAACAAGCAATCCTGCCTCTTGATGCCCTACCACAGGTTTGCTGTTTTCTGGCGGCCCCTGCCACCTTCTCTCGGCACAGCTTGAGTGCATGTGTCCATCCTCGCCCAAATTCTCCCCAAGGTAGTCGCCATtggcacctataagctggtcgGCGTACTCGTAGTCCATTCTCTCGCCGGGTGGAGCAGGGGACTCTTTGGGATCTCCTGTGTAGAAGCCGTTAGGGGCGATGGTAGCACCAAAGACCTCGTTCTGGGAGATCAGTCCCAACACAGCAGCTTGGGCCAGTGACAGGACCACAACTGGGTCTGTCTGTGTCCCTACATCCATCTGTTGGTGCATGGCCTCAGAATAACATCTGACCAGCCGCTGTGTCTTCTCCTCCTGTAAGGcacacaaatgaaaacaatttgGAGACAATAGAGTATGAAGAAAACCATAAACTACCATTAAGAGAATATAGCACCATTGACAGGGTTTAAAGTGTGTGACTTCTGCACTTCTAGTCGTACTGAATAAAACTGTTTTCAAGCAGGTTTTCAATCAACCACAATATAAGTTAAGCTAATGATGTTATGTCTCAAACAGACTGTAATTCTGTTAAGTGCCACTTGTGGCCCAGAAAAGACAAACTTCTCTGTGTGTATGGTCCAGGGGATCAAGTCTGCAGTCTCTCACTTTAGACAGCTTGAATCATGCCATCAAATGTCAATGTCATAAAGTAAGTAAACTACCTCCCTTTCTCACTTCCGTAACTTCTTAATTGAACCTTAAGTGCCATATTGTCTTGTGACAGTGACCCTTTATGTTCCAAATCTTAAAACAATGTAAACTCTATATCAAGGTTGCACTAACCACATCCcaaaatactaataatactAATAGTGATTGTAATTTTATTTCTAATACAACTGTCTATGTGCAAGATCTATACCAATACATAGAGACACTAttcagagagcgagagagagagaatgagggaGTTAACagcaaaaagagagaaaaggagaggGAGGGGCCAAGAGTGGCTGGGTGAGTGAAAGAAAGCAAGAgcgagacagaaagagagagaatggaaaaaataaacagagagaCTGTATAAATGAAAGGATTGCAAAAACgtagcagagagagagacaaagcaGACAGAGTTCAAATCACAACAATGAGTTTTGGAACTGATGAAAAAGCACACTATAAAACAACATTGCAATGACTACAAATCAAAGAATCAAGCCATTTAATGGCACCCAATTAGGACATCTAGTAGTTTAGTgtccacacacgcacaaactGTGCCCTGCGAGGACATCCTAGCAGCAAACTCACCACATTTTTCTTGCTCTGTGGTTTCAGGTGTTTGAGAGACCTCATCCTAAGCCAGAGTCACAGGTTCGAATTCACCTTCTGCCCCCCTCTCCTACACCATGTCGTCTTTtggacaaacacacagacactctcttttctgtgtttcttgtactctctctctctctctctctctctctctctctctctctctctctctgttctctctgtGTGCAAGCGTTCTCTTTTCCTCtatctctttctcactttctctctctctctgtctctctctctactttCCCCTcccccactctctctctttctctctctgctttGGTGCAAgcaagcacacacatacacagtgcTCTTTTCCCTCCCTCACTCATTCTCTCCCTCCCcctttcattttctctctcttttactcTTTCACTCTGTCCTTTCGTCTGTTTAACTCGGTTTCATATAGGCTAGGCGTGCTCTCACAAACACTTGAAAAACATGATGTTGACAAGATGTGATCTCAGCCAAAAAGATATAGACATAAATATACATCACAGCAAGCACATGAAAAGCAACGTGCCTCACAAAGAACGGACAGAGTATACCAGAAATCACATTCTATAGGACAACAACACGGAACACGCTGTatacaaaatgtaaatacatatgcaaaatattttcaaagctGTGGAGGCAAAAGAGATGGATGCTGTGCAAACGTTCAGACAGGGTTTTATGTAAAGCTTGGGGAAAAAAACAGAGTAACAGCCTTAAAAGAGAGAAGCATGCATCACACAAGGACCTTTTGGCCTGTGCGTTGAGAAACATGAGAGTTTAGCATTTCTCTTGTTGTTGACTCTGAGCAGAAACAATCTAATGTGCATTTCTGGTCTTgcatacaattatttatttaaactgtgTCATCACATTGAGTCATTAAGCAGGGAACATCTCAATcacaaacaaactaaacatcaaGCAATTCATAAATTATTGAACATACTATCAAACAAAGTTTGAGCGGAACCACTCATTTAATACCAGAATGTATAGATGTTTATGTGACAAACAAACTCTTATAACCCCTTTGTTTATAATGTATATATCCAATTGagtttaaatgacaaataatatgGACATATATTATacatgtggaaaatacaataataatctATTATTGAGCATGTATAGGTTGTTTATACTTATCTTACATAGATATATCTTTATAGAAAATGGCTGAGAGAAGGATTGTGAAAGACGAGAAAATGGAGGGATGAGGGAGGAGAAGAGAAGCATTCACCAGtgaggagagagaagagggaGGGAGGTATTGTGAGAGAGCAAATGGtaagtgagggagagagagtgagagcaaaTGGAGAGAGAGCAATAGAGGGAGAGAGGGGAGGAGATTAAAATAACAGGggagggaggggagagagagccagagacaaacagacagaaagaaaaagagagagaggaaaaaagagaaaaagatacagaaagagaaaacattaaatgtagtaagaaaaaaagagaaacaacgTAATACTAATAgaaacatatactgtaagttAAGTGTGTGGTGGGGCACTGCATAGAATTCAAACTACCAGCAGACAGGGTAGTAAGAGACTGAACAAGAGACAGAAGAAAGCAGCAAGTGAAAGGGCTTTTCAGTGGAATGTTCTTGTGTTTTACAAAgtctaaagcccattgcacattgagtccgaaatttgcgtccgaaatttccacacgttaaaaaataaatacgacctcacgttgtgtcaatcacatttacacactgcctccgatattttcgtccgtcataaaaaaattcggaccgggttcgattttctgcgtttttcgcatccgtcaagcattttgagtggcatTTTTTAACCATTCgggacaccgtacaaacgagagccaaatacgaaaaaacgcatatgacaatttcggactgtatgtgcaaagaccttaagtcAATATCTTCCCTAAGAAAGGTCTGCATGTCTGGGTTATATAGAGGTAAAACACTAATAAGgttcaaacaaaaatatgtaaattgtaTGTAAACAGATGAAGACTACAGCAAGGACCATTAGTGGACAAGATGTAAATCTGGTTCAGCAGTGCCAGCAAGTGATGCTATAAGAATGAAAATGTAACTATCCCTGTAATATAAGTGAGGTCATAACTTTCTGGCAAAAACATTTAACAAGACACATGCAAGCTcataataaatgtcattttgaccCTATATCCAGGTAATGTTACAATTCTGAAGGTTTTTtcttacaaattattttttggcCAGTTTATCCTAGAGGGCATACTCGCCatgatattaaatatttaaaaatactgCCATATTAAAAACACGGCTCTCTTATTTTTACGCTGGCACTTACTGAAGActtgaaaaattattttaatctgaataaaactacaataacacAACAAAGATCAAGATAATATAAACAAAGAGAACAAGTTTCCAATTCGCATGAAAACCAATAGCCTGAGAAAGAAACGGTAACTTAAAATCTAGCATATGTACCATGAAATAAGTCACTCCCTGTTCTTTTATCCTCCTACCAGCCTCCTACTTGTAAATAACACCTTCACAACTACACAGAATCAATGTCAATGAAaatgccaaataaaaaaaagtcttAGCAGTACAGAACAGGTAGGCTATAGTAGTGAGTAATCCAAATAGAAAAATAATCAAAtggaatgaaaataaaaaacattaaagggaacttaaaaagtaaaaaggtGTAGAGTCACAAAGCATTTTACTTTAGGGGACGCAGTATGAATATTCTGTAcatttgaatgagaaaaagacCAAAGGAAATAGGGAAAATTAGGAAAACAAGATTTCATCATGGTCAAACTGCCCCAGATAATCTAAATTTATAGAACCTATTGAAAGCTTGaatactgtaataaaataaaaccacatacagtaaaaacaaaactgattgCTTTCCGGCAGTCAAGAGTAGATTGAAACAAAGATGGCATGAAACCCTTTTTGATCAATAGGTAATACCTTATAGACCATAACAGACACCATTTACCGTCAAGCAAGGATGGATATACAGCCTTACTAATAATGCCAGGTGGCCAGAATTTCAATATTGCAACCACAAGGCAAGGTGACCTCAGTCAACTGAAAATAACACTTAAACAGCACTACAGTCATGATCTTTACTGGGACTCCAATTAACCCGCTAATTTATCCTGTTCAAGGAAATTTGCAAAGCCAAAAATTTAATCAGACAGAGATTCACACCATGAGTAACCTTGAGACAACAAAAGCTCACAAGCACACGTCCTTCCAACGTTTGTCCTTATTGTGTCTGCACGACCCTGCCCTTCCATGACAAACCCCTTTCTAAACACATCCGTACAGAAAGAAATCCACTTTGTTCTGACAATACCGCCTTAAAGACACAGATGCCGTTTCATGTAAACAACAACGTGTTTGAACATCGTCGTATAGTAGGAGTAAACAGACACTGATGCTGAAATTCAGCTGATGTGTGGGAATGTTGCACCTAACCTGTCTTTAAAGCTGTTTCCCAACAATCAAAGTGAGTTATTAATGCGtatatactttattaatgtGCTCTGTTTAAATAATAAACCTACGGCGACCAGTTgtaatacaacaaacaaatcCCACACAAACTCACTAGCCAACTAAAGTCACATTCTGCAACAACTGCCCTCAGTACAAATGCAAAGAGTTCCGACAAGAAACCGACAACTTCAGAGAGAGAAACTTTGATGCAGGCTGCATGGGATGGGCCTGACTGTCCTAAGTTTTGGTCTGAGCTAGGCTAGCCAGAGCGAGCAGAGGAGGGAGCGCGTGGCCTGCTCTATTCGTTTATGCGGCTTTTTTTTCACTCCCTCCATTCCCCTCCCGACGCCATCTGTTTGTGCCATGAGAGAATGTGGAGGTAACGAGAAAAGGCGACATTTTGGCTCTGAAAAATGACCCAGATACCGAGTCTCTCCTTCGGAATTACGTACGCAAACCGTAATGTTGTTGTCTGATGAAAAGCGGAAATGTAAATATCAGCATCCAGTTCAGAGTGCAAATTGTTTTTGAGGCCAGTTACAAATATATCGGTGAGTTTCGCTGGGATAGACAGTGGGACACCCGGCATTTTCGGGGGTTATTCGATTAGTTTCGTTTTCCGTTTCTATGGCAATAATGAACATACCGTTGTCGAACTTACCACGCTCCAAAAATCGGGTGTATAcgtagaaaacactttggaagATTTGAATGTCGCTTTCTAGTTTGAATTGTTGCTGGGTCTGGCTCTCTGTGTTCGgcaggaaggaaggaagaagggAATGAGAGAAAGAGTGACGTGAACGAATAAACAGCCCGGGCTCCTCCTCGCTGTCAGAAATAAAAGACGAAGAATGTCGAGACAAAATACATGTGCCCATACACTTTGCATTTAGtgcaaatatttgcaaaacaagCAATGCTGTTCGTGGAAAAAATGGAGAAGAAATGTTGATCGTAAGAAGTGTCATGCATTTTCCAGCACATTGTTTAtataatttgtaataaaaaagaaGGTACATTCGTAATCGATTGCAGACACGCAGCTTTGTTTGTTGTCGTTAAATCAATTAGAGCATTAATGCAAAAATGTACGTTAGAGGACGCtattgttttgctttgtgtATGTGTCTTTAGTTTTTTGCACTAACGCGAGAGGTCGCCATGTGCCTGTATTCAATTAAACACTTTAGGTCAGTTGATACATACATGATACATGATAACATACAAGACAGTAACATAAATGAAAGTAAGTAAAAATGAGAAAAGctaaagagaaaaaatattcataaagcatTAACTGTAATGCATATCCTTATACATTTAGAGCCTAATATATTCTTttggatgtttttattttggactTTATTCTTTTTGATAGTGTGGCATTCACTACATATTTGTAGTAATTGTTCTGTACAGTTGAATTGTTTTCCTTACAGTTTCAAATTGCAGCAAATTTTTGCCATGAGTTCAGTTTTTCTGTAGTCTATCTGTTTCCATCCATTTTCCTCCAGTTTTCCAGTCCCAGAGATTCTTCCCTTAAGCCTGATTTCTGTATCTGTATTCCTGATTTTCTCATTTCTGTAgaactgtaaaataatgttaggtaaaATGTCTGGATTTGCTCAGTGACACCATTAAACTACTTTGTGTTGAAGATTAATAGATGGATTTGTAAGCCTACTTAAAGAAACACATGAGTCTACCTataaaaaaggtgaaaaaaagtgaaaatgacCCATtgccgaaatgtgacctctgcttttaacccatccagagagtggTGAACACCCATAcatccggagcagtgggcagctatcactgcagcgcccggtgagcaagtaggggtaaggtgccttgctcaagggcacctcagtcgttaaccgccggccctgggaatcgaaccggcaaccttctggtcacgagtccgactctctaaccattaggaaATGGTAAATAAAgagtaaattattttgtattagtattattttgggttaccattagaagaaccattacttggctaaacttaaatgcaacaaagttacacgacccattcaacaaattgtttatttaatacaattattatatcataaaatataaatacaattgaatattaatatgaattaaataaaaatagttatattattagccactagctagacctatcaacaaacacagaccggacaTTAAATTCGGGCCAGGCatgtgtgtccgatgaaaccgtctataacaaATAATATTATGAAAAAATCACATGTTAATATGTTTTATGAGCACTGATGTAACAGAATCAATACAAAACTGAAAGATGACCGTCaatatttaaatagtttttatagCTCTGTTGTTTCAACATGGTTAAGTCCAttaactgtatttatttatactaaGTGGGGTAGTACAAAATAATGTTCCACAGTTGGCTAGACAGTAACAAGCTAGTACAGATATTAAGGTGTGACAGAGCAGCAGTAAGGGTTCAGCaaggagacagagacagactgagaaatacacacacagacagatgaTAATGTGAAAATGAGGCATGCAGTGATCCCTCCCGCATGTGCTGCATTTATGAGTCGCTGATGCTGTTATCAATCATTTCATGCTGAGGgttataaaacaaatacagtaaataataatGTACACTCATTAACTGATTCTATTATTTGATCAAGTGCTTGTAGAAAAGTGTCATCATGATTATTACAGTTTAAGGTGAGTATTTTGGTCTGTGTGTCAAACATTTGGATTTTCATACAAACGTTGTATAGCATGAAATCTTCAGAGTCTCTCAACCACAAACAGAAAActtatgaaaataaacattgtgttTACTTTTAATCCAATTTTATTACTACTGACAATAACTGTTTTCAcaatatatttaaggtttaatcAGCATGGActcactttaaaaaatatatattttataaaactttGAGTTACTGCTGATTTAAACtcagattaaaaatatatatatatatatatatattcttcgCATTGCATCATGTCCCCTCAACATCTGTGACCAGTGTAAATATCAAGCTGGAAGCATGTGTGGGATGTGTTTGACCTACATAGACTTTATTAAGTGGTCATTGGGATGCACCTGCAAGAAATATATCAACATCACTTTTATAATAAATAGCTTTCTTTAGAGTAACACTCATTCAGGGTCAAACGTCTCAACAAACATgcacatatattttaaaacgtatgtattcatttatgtaCATGGGACCGCACACATACAAGGAGTTCTTGTGCAGTAAGCcttaatattttgtgttcccATCTGAATGTGTGAAAACAGCCTTTCTCCTGCTCTGGGTGTGTATCCACACCCACAATGGGTGTGCAGATCCAGTGGGAGAGatcagtttaaaagttaaactgGCTGTAATTCAGCTCTGAGTGAATCATAAAAagaacgcgcacacacattaCATACAATCTCTCACATTCATCAACACTACCTCCTCCTTTATACAATGTGAATGGAGCAGCTTTCTGCAATGTAGGTTGACAGGTCTGTATTAGCCCAGTTCCCATCATGCAGAGCTGGTCCAGTGTTTTAGGACAAGACCCTTATTAGTATCAGGCCTGGGCATACTGAGTGGAACTAATGATGAGACGTGAGGTCTGAAGCAATATTTCATCTCCTGACTGGTCTTTTATTAGCgtcattgttacttttattTCTGAGATTTTTTCTTCCGTCAAGATGTTCTCTTATGCTAATATACTTCTATTTAGATTTGTTTAAAAAGTGACCTGCCACTGACCGGGTAACTGCAATGTCAAAAATCTAAAGGGATATGACATCAAACATCCTGTCCAGTTTTTCTTTTAGTTCTCTTCTACACACAGAGAATCTCTTTCTCACCCTCCACTTACTGATTCCTGGTTTATTGCTCTGAGAGATGAGGTAATGATCTCTAGTGACCTATGGCTTTCCTTTTCAATAAATTCCTTTTGTTACATCCTTATGTGTCTTGCATAAAACTGTCCAGAATATTCTGATATGACTGTTCATACTCCCCTTAACAGGAAATAAGAGGATATAACAAAGCATACATAGCAATTATGACATTGAAAGGATCCaagcatttttaatttgatcTAAACCCACAAGAAGTTATTAATAATACACTACTCTAAGGTGTTATGAGAGCTTTTAAGAGTTTGCTGTCTTCATATGGTCAGGTCATCATAGTCTGTTTTCCTTGTCTTGATGTGTGAAACAGACCCGATTTGATTGCAAAAGACATTATTTAAATTTCACGTTCAATGTTCTGAGCTAGAAAAGGCTGAAAATAATTTACAATGTAGGCTATATATATGCACATGACTTTTTGTCATAGCTTGTGGCTGGTCCTCTAAGTTGGTTGGTtggagtttatttatttatggacTGTTGGTCACGCTGACAAATGTCAGTATTTATCACCAGTCAAGTCTCCGAGCATGGGAAT
This region of Triplophysa rosa linkage group LG1, Trosa_1v2, whole genome shotgun sequence genomic DNA includes:
- the znf710b gene encoding zinc finger protein 710 isoform X2 — encoded protein: MHQQMDVGTQTDPVVVLSLAQAAVLGLISQNEVFGATIAPNGFYTGDPKESPAPPGERMDYEYADQLIGANGDYLGENLGEDGHMHSSCAERRWQGPPENSKPVVGHQEAGLLVKGESVTPGLPSCNHMMNNIVSREGMQMVDPSSYRVHPKQHHNNFCSTCIRDVKSTHPPPDQHLHPHPHAHTHTPQEVLSRNRTHTLNKTADEITEDGENGRNGMKTGSGGEEMSNYFQGSEVGYEGGEMEGVGEFEENNEGMFWGEHVEGEAPRGRRIDRLDINIQINESYCVDVGEGLKRWKCRMCEKSYTSKYNLVTHILGHNGIKPHACPHCGKLFKQPSHLQTHLLTHQGTRPHKCTVCKKGFTQTSHLKRHMLQHTDVKPYSCRFCRRGFAYPSELRAHEVKHERGRCHVCSQCSMEFPTYAHLKRHQVSHQGPSTFQCSQCNKSFPYRSQLQNHQLKHQTQRSFSCSQCGLQFLQLHQLRQHSLTHKSTKPQARATKGPKGFKCDVCAREFTLSANLKRHMLIHASIRPFQCHVCFKSFVQKQTLKTHMIVHLPVKPFKCKVCGKSFNRMYNLLGHMHLHAGSKPFKCSYCSSKFNLKGNLSRHMKVKHGMDVSPDGQEGPPDMEPHEDYEEENFNFATPENLENNNATNLTKLSEVAIQELDYYNFGKDVGSYNTT
- the znf710b gene encoding zinc finger protein 710 isoform X1 — translated: MRSLKHLKPQSKKNVEEKTQRLVRCYSEAMHQQMDVGTQTDPVVVLSLAQAAVLGLISQNEVFGATIAPNGFYTGDPKESPAPPGERMDYEYADQLIGANGDYLGENLGEDGHMHSSCAERRWQGPPENSKPVVGHQEAGLLVKGESVTPGLPSCNHMMNNIVSREGMQMVDPSSYRVHPKQHHNNFCSTCIRDVKSTHPPPDQHLHPHPHAHTHTPQEVLSRNRTHTLNKTADEITEDGENGRNGMKTGSGGEEMSNYFQGSEVGYEGGEMEGVGEFEENNEGMFWGEHVEGEAPRGRRIDRLDINIQINESYCVDVGEGLKRWKCRMCEKSYTSKYNLVTHILGHNGIKPHACPHCGKLFKQPSHLQTHLLTHQGTRPHKCTVCKKGFTQTSHLKRHMLQHTDVKPYSCRFCRRGFAYPSELRAHEVKHERGRCHVCSQCSMEFPTYAHLKRHQVSHQGPSTFQCSQCNKSFPYRSQLQNHQLKHQTQRSFSCSQCGLQFLQLHQLRQHSLTHKSTKPQARATKGPKGFKCDVCAREFTLSANLKRHMLIHASIRPFQCHVCFKSFVQKQTLKTHMIVHLPVKPFKCKVCGKSFNRMYNLLGHMHLHAGSKPFKCSYCSSKFNLKGNLSRHMKVKHGMDVSPDGQEGPPDMEPHEDYEEENFNFATPENLENNNATNLTKLSEVAIQELDYYNFGKDVGSYNTT